The Glycine max cultivar Williams 82 chromosome 17, Glycine_max_v4.0, whole genome shotgun sequence genome contains the following window.
TAGCTAGATTCATTGCAATGGTGTTAGAGACCTTACTCTCAATGAGCTTAGCTTATTCTAAGTATAAAAAATGACCTCAAAGGGTGGTCCTATCCTAGCATCTTCGTTAGAGGTGATCAaactaaaattgtttttttttcttaaagaaaaaaaaagtgcttTTGTTTGTGCGAAGTTTGCCACAAAATTAAGACACTACtataaaaatggttttttacgACATTGATTTTACATTAGTCGATGAATAACCAACTTAGAAAGAATACACGATGgtattttcgtaaataaatgcAAAAGTTTTACGACAGTTTTATGAAATCCGCCTTAGAAAACTGTTATTGTAggacatttttataaaactgcCTTAGAAGACTATCATTCTAAGaatgttttgtaaaaaccgatctagaatattttccattatttttaaaattccatTTCTCTCTCCACTCGTCCTCTAACTCTTAGACTTCCCCTCTCCCTCTTTACTCCCCCTTTAGGTTTCCCCTTTCACTCTAACGCGACTCCTCTCTCCTCCAATGCTTCACGCTCCACCGCATAAACCCTAATAACCCCCTCCTCACTCCCCTTCCCCCGATCCCCTCCCTCGCCATCGACTCCGCCTACGCCGTCCTCGGCTACACCATCTACGTCCTCGGCGGCTCCATCCACGACGTCCCCTCCCCCAACGTCTGGCTCCTCGACTGCCACTTCAACCGTTGGCTCCAGGGTTCCTCCATGCACGTTGGCCGTGAATTTGCCACCGCGGAAGTCCTCCACGGTAAGATCTATGTCCTCGGCAGCTGCGTCGCTGACACCTGGTCCCACTCCGCCAACTGGGTAGAGGTCCTCGATCCCGCCACTAGCCAATGGGAGAGGGTTTCATGCCACTGGTCTGACGGAGGTCCATGAGAAGTGGATGCACGCCAGCGCCATCGTCGGGGAGCGGATCTACACCCATTATTGGTATTTCCACACCTCCCAAGTTCCCATCTATTTAACACCTCCATCTATGGAATTGGTGATGGCCAATGTGTTTCTACAGGTGCTATCGGTATTGGGGTTCATCATGAGACTTATCACAATCCTCTTGTGCTACATGGGCTTTCAGGATTTCTTTGAATCCAACATTACAAGGCCGAAGAGGGCGGTGTCGGTGGTGCTGATGAGGGAAATCCTGCCGGTGGTGAAGTTCTCAGAGATGGAGATGGCGGTGGAGGCAGTAGAGAGTTGCGCAGTGTGCCTGTATGAGTTTGAGGGAGAGGACGAGATCAGATGGTTGACGAACTACCGCCACATATTCCACAAAAGGTGTCTGGACCATTGGATGGGGTACGATATGAGAATGTGCACCCTATGTCGAACACCCTCCATACCCCACCATATGCAAGCTGCCTTCAATGATAAACTTTGGGCTGCTTCAGGGATCCCTGACTTCTATTACTATCATCACTAGATTAGCCTCTACACAcaactcattttctttttttcttttccctcgcaattataggaaaaagaaaaaaatcctagATCTTCTGTTAAGGTTGTTGAGTATGTGT
Protein-coding sequences here:
- the LOC100795608 gene encoding brassinosteroid-responsive RING protein 1, translating into MANVFLQVLSVLGFIMRLITILLCYMGFQDFFESNITRPKRAVSVVLMREILPVVKFSEMEMAVEAVESCAVCLYEFEGEDEIRWLTNYRHIFHKRCLDHWMGYDMRMCTLCRTPSIPHHMQAAFNDKLWAASGIPDFYYYHH